A stretch of Vigna angularis cultivar LongXiaoDou No.4 chromosome 4, ASM1680809v1, whole genome shotgun sequence DNA encodes these proteins:
- the LOC108331477 gene encoding transcriptional corepressor SEUSS isoform X1, with the protein MVPPGPPTPIGGAQSVSPSLLRSNSGMLGAQGGPMPSQTSFPSLVSPRTQFNNMNILGNMSNVTSILNQSFPNGAPNPGLSGPGSSQRGAIDTGAETDPLSTVGNGMSFNNSSSTFVQSNIVNAASSGQGQGQQFSNPSSNQMLPDQQHSQQLEPQNFQHSQQSMQQFSGPLNTQQLPPQQHFQSIRGGIGGMGPVKLEPQVNNDQLGQQQQPLQSLRSLSSVKLEPQQMQTMRTLGPVKMEPQHSDQPLFLQQQQQQQQQQQFLHMSSQSSQATAAQINLLRQHRLLQLQQQHQQQQLLKAMPQQRSQLPQQFQQQNMLMRSVKPAYEPGMCARRLTHYMYQQQHRPEDNNIEFWRKFVAEYFAPNAKKKWCVSMYGSGRQTTGVFPQDVWHCEICNRKPGRGFEATVEVLPRLFKIKYESGTLEELLYVDMPREYHNSSGQIVLDYAKAIQESVFEQLRVVRDGQLRIVFSPDLKICSWEFCARRHEELIPRRLLIPQVSQLGAVAQKYQAFTQNATPNISVQELQNNCNMFVASARQLAKALEVPLVNDLGYTKRYVRCLQISEVVNSMKDLIDYSRETETGPMDSLAKFPRRTNGSSGPRGQAQQHEEQLQQQQQQQQMLAHNSNGDQNSVQAAAMQIASSNGMVSVNNNVNSASTSTTTSTIVGLLHQNSMNSRQQNSMNNASSPYGGSSVQIPSPGSSNTVPQVQPNSSPFQSPTPSSNNPPQTSHPTLTSGNHMSTTNSATNISMQQQQPSISGDPDPSDTQSSVQKIIHEMMMSSQINGTGGMIGVGSLGNDVKNVNGILPVSANTGLNGSNGLMGNGSMNSNSGVGVGNYGTIGLGQSAMPNGMRAAVVNNSIMNGRGGMASLARDQAMNHQQDLSNQLLSGLGAVNGFNNLQFDWKPSP; encoded by the exons ATGGTGCCTCCGGGGCCACCCACTCCCATTGGTGGTGCCCAGTCTGTTTCTCCCTCTCTTTTAAGATCAAATTCTGGAATGCTAGGAGCTCAAGGGGGTCCCATGCCGTCGCAGACATCTTTCCCTTCACTTGTGTCTCCGCGTACTCAGTTCAACAACATGAACATTCTAGGAAATATGTCCAATGTAACTTCCATACTGAATCAATCTTTCCCAAATGGAGCTCCAAATCCTGGGCTATCTGGTCCAGGAAGTAGCCAACGTGGAGCAATTGATACTGGAGCTGAAACAGATCCGCTCTCCACTGTTGGTAATGGAATGAGCTTCAATAATTCTTCTTCCACGTTTGTACAGTCAAATATAGTAAATGCTGCTTCCTCTGGTCAAGGTCAGGGTCAACAATTTTCAAACCCTTCTAGTAACCAGATGTTGCCTGATCAACAACATTCCCAACAGCTTGAACCTCAAAATTTCCAACACAGTCAGCAGTCAATGCAACAGTTCTCTGGTCCTCTAAATACACAGCAGCTGCCTCCGCAGCAGCATTTTCAATCAATTCGAGGAGGTATAGGTGGCATGGGACCCGTAAAGCTAGAGCCCCAGGTAAACAACGATCAACTTGGACAGCAGCAGCAGCCGTTGCAATCTTTAAGGAGCCTTTCTTCAGTTAAATTGGAGCCACAACAAATGCAGACAATGAGAACATTGGGACCTGTTAAAATGGAGCCTCAACACTCTGATCAACCATTATTTTTGCAGCAGcaacagcagcaacaacaacaacaacaattccTCCACATGTCAAGTCAATCATCCCAGGCTACTGCTGCCCAGATCAATCTTTTGCGCCAGCACAGGCTTTTACAGTTACAACAACAACACCAGCAGCAGCAACTCTTGAAGGCAATGCCTCAGCAACGCTCCCAGCTACCACAGCAATTTCAACAGCAGAACATGCTAATGAGATCTGTGAAACCAGCTTATGAACCCGGGATGTGTGCTAGGCGGCTGACACATTACATGTATCAGCAACAACATAGACCTGAA GATAACAATATTGAGTTCTGGAGAAAGTTTGTTGCTGAGTATTTTGCTCCTAATGCCAAGAAGAAATGGTGTGTTTCTATGTATGGAAGTGGAAGACAAACAACTGGAGTTTTCCCTCAG GATGTATGGCACTGTGAAATATGTAATCGCAAGCCTGGACGTGGTTTTG AAGCAACTGTTGAGGTTCTTCCCCGGCTTTTCAAGATAAAGTATGAAAGTGGAACTTTGGAAGAACTACTTTATGTTGACATGCCTCGTGAATATCATAATTCCTCTGGTCAGATTGTACTAGATTATGCTAAAGCAATACAAGAAAGCGTTTTTGAGCAACTTCGTGTTGTTCGTGATGGTCAACTTCGAATAGTTTTCTCTCCAGACCTGAAG ATTTGTTCTTGGGAATTTTGTGCTCGGCGCCATGAGGAGCTCATACCCAGGAGATTGTTAATACCACAG GTTAGCCAGCTTGGAGCAGTTGCACAAAAATACCAGGCTTTTACTCAAAATGCAACACCAAATATATCTGTTCAAGAATTACAAAACAACTGCAATAT GTTTGTTGCATCAGCCCGTCAGTTGGCTAAAGCCTTAGAAGTACCATTGGTTAATGATCTAGGATACACAAAGAGATATGTGCGCTGCCTACAG ATATCAGAAGTTGTAAATAGTATGAAAGACTTGATAGATTACAGCAGGGAAACTGAGACTGGACCTATGG ATAGCTTGGCAAAATTCCCTCGGAGAACAAATGGTTCTTCTGGACCTCGTGGTCAAGCACAACAGCATGAAGAACAATtacagcagcagcagcaacagcAACAAATGTTGGCCCATAATTCAAATGGTGATCAAAACTCAGTACAAGCTGCTGCCATGCAAATTGCTTCTAGCAATGGTATGGTCAGTGTGAATAACAATGTCAACTCAGCATCCACATCAACCACCACAAGTACTATCGTTGGACTTCTCCACCAGAATTCAATGaattctagacaacaaaattcaaTGAACAATGCAAGTAGTCCATATGGAGGTAGTTCCGTTCAGATTCCATCCCCAGGTTCCTCCAATACAGTGCCACAGGTCCAGCCAAACTCATCCCCTTTTCAATCACCAACGCCATCTTCTAACAACCCCCCTCAAACATCTCACCCTACTTTAACATCGGGCAATCACATGAGTACAACTAACTCAGCAACTAATATTTCCATGCAACAGCAGCAGCCATCTATTTCTGGTGATCCTGACCCTAGTGATACTCAAAGCTCAGTCCAGAAAATCATACATGAAATGATGATGTCCTCTCAGATTAACGGCACAGGAGGAATGATCGGTGTTGGTTCTCTTGGAAATGATGTGAAAAATGTAAATGGTATTCTGCCAGTGAGTGCCAATACAGGGCTCAATGGTAGCAATGGCTTGATGGGTAATGGGTCAATGAACAGTAATTCAGGCGTCGGGGTTGGTAATTACGGCACAATTGGTCTTGGTCAATCCGCTATGCCTAATGGAATGAGAGCTGCTGTGGTGAATAATTCAATCATGAATGGAAGGGGAGGAATGGCATCTCTTGCTCGGGATCAAGCTATGAATCATCAACAGGATTTGTCAAACCAACTACTTAGTGGGCTAGGGGCAGTAAATGGTTTTAATAATCTTCAATTTGATTGGAAACCTTCTCCTTGA
- the LOC108331477 gene encoding transcriptional corepressor SEUSS isoform X2 translates to MVPPGPPTPIGGAQSVSPSLLRSNSGMLGAQGGPMPSQTSFPSLVSPRTQFNNMNILGNMSNVTSILNQSFPNGAPNPGLSGPGSSQRGAIDTGAETDPLSTVGNGMSFNNSSSTFVQSNIVNAASSGQGQGQQFSNPSSNQMLPDQQHSQQLEPQNFQHSQQSMQQFSGPLNTQQLPPQQHFQSIRGGIGGMGPVKLEPQVNNDQLGQQQQPLQSLRSLSSVKLEPQQMQTMRTLGPVKMEPQHSDQPLFLQQQQQQQQQQQFLHMSSQSSQATAAQINLLRQHRLLQLQQQHQQQQLLKAMPQQRSQLPQQFQQQNMLMRSVKPAYEPGMCARRLTHYMYQQQHRPEDNNIEFWRKFVAEYFAPNAKKKWCVSMYGSGRQTTGVFPQDVWHCEICNRKPGRGFATVEVLPRLFKIKYESGTLEELLYVDMPREYHNSSGQIVLDYAKAIQESVFEQLRVVRDGQLRIVFSPDLKICSWEFCARRHEELIPRRLLIPQVSQLGAVAQKYQAFTQNATPNISVQELQNNCNMFVASARQLAKALEVPLVNDLGYTKRYVRCLQISEVVNSMKDLIDYSRETETGPMDSLAKFPRRTNGSSGPRGQAQQHEEQLQQQQQQQQMLAHNSNGDQNSVQAAAMQIASSNGMVSVNNNVNSASTSTTTSTIVGLLHQNSMNSRQQNSMNNASSPYGGSSVQIPSPGSSNTVPQVQPNSSPFQSPTPSSNNPPQTSHPTLTSGNHMSTTNSATNISMQQQQPSISGDPDPSDTQSSVQKIIHEMMMSSQINGTGGMIGVGSLGNDVKNVNGILPVSANTGLNGSNGLMGNGSMNSNSGVGVGNYGTIGLGQSAMPNGMRAAVVNNSIMNGRGGMASLARDQAMNHQQDLSNQLLSGLGAVNGFNNLQFDWKPSP, encoded by the exons ATGGTGCCTCCGGGGCCACCCACTCCCATTGGTGGTGCCCAGTCTGTTTCTCCCTCTCTTTTAAGATCAAATTCTGGAATGCTAGGAGCTCAAGGGGGTCCCATGCCGTCGCAGACATCTTTCCCTTCACTTGTGTCTCCGCGTACTCAGTTCAACAACATGAACATTCTAGGAAATATGTCCAATGTAACTTCCATACTGAATCAATCTTTCCCAAATGGAGCTCCAAATCCTGGGCTATCTGGTCCAGGAAGTAGCCAACGTGGAGCAATTGATACTGGAGCTGAAACAGATCCGCTCTCCACTGTTGGTAATGGAATGAGCTTCAATAATTCTTCTTCCACGTTTGTACAGTCAAATATAGTAAATGCTGCTTCCTCTGGTCAAGGTCAGGGTCAACAATTTTCAAACCCTTCTAGTAACCAGATGTTGCCTGATCAACAACATTCCCAACAGCTTGAACCTCAAAATTTCCAACACAGTCAGCAGTCAATGCAACAGTTCTCTGGTCCTCTAAATACACAGCAGCTGCCTCCGCAGCAGCATTTTCAATCAATTCGAGGAGGTATAGGTGGCATGGGACCCGTAAAGCTAGAGCCCCAGGTAAACAACGATCAACTTGGACAGCAGCAGCAGCCGTTGCAATCTTTAAGGAGCCTTTCTTCAGTTAAATTGGAGCCACAACAAATGCAGACAATGAGAACATTGGGACCTGTTAAAATGGAGCCTCAACACTCTGATCAACCATTATTTTTGCAGCAGcaacagcagcaacaacaacaacaacaattccTCCACATGTCAAGTCAATCATCCCAGGCTACTGCTGCCCAGATCAATCTTTTGCGCCAGCACAGGCTTTTACAGTTACAACAACAACACCAGCAGCAGCAACTCTTGAAGGCAATGCCTCAGCAACGCTCCCAGCTACCACAGCAATTTCAACAGCAGAACATGCTAATGAGATCTGTGAAACCAGCTTATGAACCCGGGATGTGTGCTAGGCGGCTGACACATTACATGTATCAGCAACAACATAGACCTGAA GATAACAATATTGAGTTCTGGAGAAAGTTTGTTGCTGAGTATTTTGCTCCTAATGCCAAGAAGAAATGGTGTGTTTCTATGTATGGAAGTGGAAGACAAACAACTGGAGTTTTCCCTCAG GATGTATGGCACTGTGAAATATGTAATCGCAAGCCTGGACGTGGTTTTG CAACTGTTGAGGTTCTTCCCCGGCTTTTCAAGATAAAGTATGAAAGTGGAACTTTGGAAGAACTACTTTATGTTGACATGCCTCGTGAATATCATAATTCCTCTGGTCAGATTGTACTAGATTATGCTAAAGCAATACAAGAAAGCGTTTTTGAGCAACTTCGTGTTGTTCGTGATGGTCAACTTCGAATAGTTTTCTCTCCAGACCTGAAG ATTTGTTCTTGGGAATTTTGTGCTCGGCGCCATGAGGAGCTCATACCCAGGAGATTGTTAATACCACAG GTTAGCCAGCTTGGAGCAGTTGCACAAAAATACCAGGCTTTTACTCAAAATGCAACACCAAATATATCTGTTCAAGAATTACAAAACAACTGCAATAT GTTTGTTGCATCAGCCCGTCAGTTGGCTAAAGCCTTAGAAGTACCATTGGTTAATGATCTAGGATACACAAAGAGATATGTGCGCTGCCTACAG ATATCAGAAGTTGTAAATAGTATGAAAGACTTGATAGATTACAGCAGGGAAACTGAGACTGGACCTATGG ATAGCTTGGCAAAATTCCCTCGGAGAACAAATGGTTCTTCTGGACCTCGTGGTCAAGCACAACAGCATGAAGAACAATtacagcagcagcagcaacagcAACAAATGTTGGCCCATAATTCAAATGGTGATCAAAACTCAGTACAAGCTGCTGCCATGCAAATTGCTTCTAGCAATGGTATGGTCAGTGTGAATAACAATGTCAACTCAGCATCCACATCAACCACCACAAGTACTATCGTTGGACTTCTCCACCAGAATTCAATGaattctagacaacaaaattcaaTGAACAATGCAAGTAGTCCATATGGAGGTAGTTCCGTTCAGATTCCATCCCCAGGTTCCTCCAATACAGTGCCACAGGTCCAGCCAAACTCATCCCCTTTTCAATCACCAACGCCATCTTCTAACAACCCCCCTCAAACATCTCACCCTACTTTAACATCGGGCAATCACATGAGTACAACTAACTCAGCAACTAATATTTCCATGCAACAGCAGCAGCCATCTATTTCTGGTGATCCTGACCCTAGTGATACTCAAAGCTCAGTCCAGAAAATCATACATGAAATGATGATGTCCTCTCAGATTAACGGCACAGGAGGAATGATCGGTGTTGGTTCTCTTGGAAATGATGTGAAAAATGTAAATGGTATTCTGCCAGTGAGTGCCAATACAGGGCTCAATGGTAGCAATGGCTTGATGGGTAATGGGTCAATGAACAGTAATTCAGGCGTCGGGGTTGGTAATTACGGCACAATTGGTCTTGGTCAATCCGCTATGCCTAATGGAATGAGAGCTGCTGTGGTGAATAATTCAATCATGAATGGAAGGGGAGGAATGGCATCTCTTGCTCGGGATCAAGCTATGAATCATCAACAGGATTTGTCAAACCAACTACTTAGTGGGCTAGGGGCAGTAAATGGTTTTAATAATCTTCAATTTGATTGGAAACCTTCTCCTTGA
- the LOC108331478 gene encoding thioredoxin M-type, chloroplastic-like: MALEKCLGVTTVRTATPHLSPCFPTSREKLLFPTHTGFKKSMPNTKLSYQSLYSTYRKSRFVCNAREAVNEVKEVTDSSWNKLVIANETPVLVEFWAPWCGPCRMIAPVIDELAKQYGDKIACYKLNTDDSPNIATQYGIRSIPTVLFFNNGEKKESIIGAVPKSTLSATIEKYIDL, translated from the exons ATGGCTCTGGAGAAGTGTTTAGGAGTAACCACAGTGCGCACAGCCACACCCCACCTTTCTCCGTGCTTTCCAACTTCAAGGGAAAAGCTGCTTTTCCCAACTCACACAGGTTTCAAGAAATCCATGCCAAACACAAAACTCTCATACCAATCTCTCTATTCAACCTACCGAAAATCCCGTTTTGTTTGTAATGCTCGTGAAGCAGTAAATGAAG TGAAAGAGGTGACTGACTCAAGCTGGAACAAACTTGTGATAGCCAATGAAACCCCTGTTCTGGTAGAATTTTGGGCACCGTGGTGTGGACCATGCAGGATGATAGCACCTGTTATCGATGAGTTAGCGAAGCAATATGGTGACAAAATTGCATGCTACAAGCTTAACACAGATGACTCCCCAAACATAGCAACTCAGTACGGCATCAGAAGCATACCAACAGTTCTGTTCTTCAATAatggagagaaaaaagaaagcataATCGGTGCAGTTCCCAAGTCTACTCTGTCGGCgacaattgaaaaatatattgatttataa